Below is a genomic region from Chengkuizengella sediminis.
ACGTCCTAATGTTCTAGCGATGGACTTCCCTAAAGAAGTTTTCCCAACTCCTGGTGGACCGACTAAACAAAGTATAGGTCCTTTAATTTTCTTGACCAGTTTCTGTACAGCTAAATACTCCAGTACTCGCTCTTTTGGTTTTTCAAGCCCATAGTGGTCTTCATCTAGGATTTTTTCAGCATGTGTAATGTCTAAATCATCTTCAGTTTGTTTGTTCCATGGTAATGCAATCATCCAATCTATATAATTACGAATCACTCCACCTTCAGCAGAAGTGGAAGGCATTTTTTCCAAACGCTCTATTTCTCTTTCAATTTTTTCTTTAATTTTTTCAGGCACATCTATTTCAGCAAGTTGAGCTCGAAGCTCTTCCACTTCACCTGCTCTACCTTCCTTATCACCCAATTCCTTTTGAATAGCTTTCATTTGTTCTCGTAAATAATATTCTTTCTGAGTTTTCTCCATCTGTTTTTTCACACGTTTATTAATTTGTTTTTCCAATTCAAGAACTTCTCGTTCATCATTTAAAATATTCAGTACTTTCTCCAGTCTTTCGTAAACATCCAACGTTTCAAGGATCTGCTGTTTATCTTTAATTTTTAAAGACAAGTGACTGGAAATAACATCTGCTAATCTACCTGGTTCATTAATATCAGAAACAGATGCCAGCGTTTCAGGTGTAACCTTTTTTGACAGTGAGATATAATTCTCAAACTGTTTCAATACACTTCTCATCAATGCATTATTCTCTGAGTTATCTGATAATACATCGAATAAATCTTTGGCATTCACTTCATAAAATTCATCATTATCAATATATTCTACAATTTCACATCGATTTAATGCTTCTACTAGCACCCTGATCGTTCCATTAGGAAGCTTAAGCATTTGTCTAACTTTTGCTTTTGTACCAATTTTATAAATGTCATCCTCAGTTGGTGCTTCAATACTCACCTCAGATTGAGAACATAGCAGAATCAAGTTATTTTCTACCATCGCTCTTTCAAGGGCTTTAACTGATTTTTCTCGACCAACATCAAGATGCAAAACCATACTTGGATAAACAAGTAATCCACGTAGTGGTAATAATGGTAAGCGATCTTCTCTTGTTTTATTTAGACTCATCTCTAGTACCCCCAAAGATTCTCTCCTATTAGCTGTATATTATTTTATCAAATGCTTAATTAAAAAACCAATTTCTAACTGATACCGCCCATATTTTCAATAAATTAGCATTTTTAATTGTAGATTATACATTCTATGTGACTTGTAAAGCTATTGTTCTAGTGTAGATGTACCTGGTTGAAAAACTGGAAGCACTTTAACATCTATTCCTTCATTGTCCATATTTTGTTGATCAGATGGCTTGTTAGATTCAATACCGATTGAATATTTAAGCACTTGATCAATCGTTTCCATAGGAATAACCTCAATTCCCTTTATGGTAAAAAATGAATCTTGCCAATTTTCTTTTGGAATGAATACTTTTTTTGCACCTGCTTGAATCGCAGCTTCTACTTTGGCTACAACTCCCCCAACAGGTTTCACTTTCCCATGAATGCTCACCTCACCCGTCATGGCAATTTTATTATCTACAGGAATTTTATTCACAGCAGATGCAATCGCAGTAGCAATAGTTACTCCTGCTGATGGTCCATCCATTGGAACACCTCCTGGAAAATTAATGTGAATATCAAAGTCATCAGCATTTATCCCTACTTGCCTTAATACCGTAAGTACATTTTCCAAGGAACTCTTAACCATACTTTTTCGACGAATTTTTTTGCCCCCACCACCCATTTCCTCTTCATCTACAACACCTGTAATAGTGAATTTTCCTTTACCTGGTACTTTAGCCAGTATAGCAGTGGCTTCTATTTCCAATAAACACCCTATATTAGGTCCAAATACAGCAAGGCCATTCACTAAACCAACTTTGGGTTGAATCGGGATTTTTTTATCTGGACGAGGTTGAATATTACTGCTATTAATCACCCACTCAATATCTTCTGCTGTTATTTCCTTTCTCTGATCTGTCATCGCAATCCCAGCTGCCATCTGTACAATATTTACAGCCTCTCGGCCGTTCGTAGCATATTTACTAATCACTTCTATCGCTTTATCTTCATAGGGCATTCCAATCTTATCCACCGCGTTTACTGCAATTTGAGCAGTTTCTTTAGGTAAAAGAGGTTTAAAAAACACCTCTATACAACGAGATCTAATAGCCGGGGGAATTTCCTCCGGTGTTCTAGTCGTTGCCCCTACCAATCTAAAATCAGCAGGCAGTCCATTTTGAAAAATATCATGAATAAATTGAGGAATATTTTTATCGTCTGCACTATAGTACGAACTTTCTAAAAAGACTTTTCTATCTTCCAACACCTTTAATAATTTATTCATCTGAACGGAATGCAATTCTCCAATTTCATCGATAAAAAGGAGCCCACCATGTGCTTTTGTTACAGCACCAGGTTTAGGTTGCGGGATACCCGCTACCCCCATTGCACCAGCTCCTTGATATATAGGATCATGTACAGAACCAATTAACGGATCAGCAATACCTCTTTCATCAAAACGAGCAATAGTAGCATCAATTTCTGTAAACTTCGATTCTTTATAAAATGGAGAAAATATACTTTTCTTTGCTTCCTCAAGCACAACCCTTGCAGCAGCTGTTTTCCCTACTCCTGGGGGACCATAAATAATAACGTGCTGTGGATTGGGTCCACATAAACTTGCTTTTAACGCACGGAGTCCTTCTTTCTGACCTATGATATCTTCTAAGGTAACGGGTCTAGCTTTTTCTGATAATGGTTGAGTTAAATGTATGGATCTCAATTTATGTAATTTTTCCATCTCTCTTTTAGACTCTTTATCAACTGCAGTTTTACTGTTTTGCTGACTTCGTAATTGATTCCAAAAATACAATCCAATAACTACAGCAAAAAAACCTTGAATAATCATTAAAATGACCATAAAACTCATATTATGTTCGACCTCCCCTTTTCTTCTAACTACAAGCTAGTATTACCATGGTTAACGTCACTTCATACGCAATTTCCTTTAAAACTCCAACAACACCTCACAAACTATCTTTGACTCCTATTTATTTTTCTTAAGTCATGATTGTATAAACATAAAAAGAAAAGGGAAGTGGACACTTTGAGGTTTCGTCCTTGTATTGAAATATACATGATGACATAGTAAAACAAATTGTTGATGCTTAATTAAATGATGTAAACAACAATGTTATTGAAAAATTTAAGTTTCCAGGCATAACCTGCTTATTTTGCATAACTATTTTTAAAAAAATTTAACTGATGGACATGTGATCATGCTAGAGGGAGGAAATGTGGACGTCAGATGGGGAATTAAATATTACAAAAGGTAGAGCGTTGGATATTTTCGAAGTAGTTTTTGATGATGTACTAAATTTCCTAAATAAGAAGTAATCTCGCAAAAAAAAATCAAGCCATTTGATGATCTAATAAATCATTTTTCTAATCGTACAAAGACCCCTAATTATGAGTTAGCGGTCTTTGTACGATATGATGGATTTACAAGTCCTAAGTTTTCTCTTAGACTCACTCCCTCATACTCTTCTCTAAACATGTTTTTTTGCTGCAAAATAGGAACAACTTTATGAATAAATACTTCTAGGTCTTCTATCATATTTAATGGCATTAAATTGAAACCATCACATGCTCCTGCTTTATACCATATTTCCATTTTATCTGCTAACTGTTCAGGAGTACCAATAAACAAATCGTGTGGTGAAATCGAAGCTACATGTTGTGACAATTGTTTCAAATTCAGCTTTCTTTTCTCAGAAAATTTTTTATAAGTTAAATATTTCTTTGTCTGCTCTTCATCTAGAGTTTCTTCCAAATCAGCTAGTGGTTTATTTAAATCCATAGCCAAAAAATTTACTTGAGGTAGTATTATAGATAAAAGTTTGAGTCCTATATTCGGATCAATGAGTGATTGCAACTCATTATATTTTTGTTGAGCAATATCTTGTGTTTCCCCTAGAATAAATCGAATACCCGACGTAATGACAACCTCATCTCTATTCCTATCAAATGAAACAGCTTGTTCCTTTAAATTTTCATAATATGCTTTTGCATTATCAATCCCTTTGTTATTGTTTACAAATACTACCTCTGCATATTTTGCAGCAAGTTGCTGTCCTGATGTTGAAGTGCCAGCTTGAATTAATACTGGATGCCCTTGAGGAGGCCTCGATAAGTTCAAGGGACCTTCTACTGCAAAAAATTCTCCTTGGTGATTTATTTTATGAATTTTATTATAATCTACAAAAACACCCTGTTCTTTGTCCTGTATCCATGCATCATATTCCCATGAATCCCATAATCCTTTTACAACTTCAACAAACTCCTCTGCTCTTCTATATCTCTTACCATGTTCCATATGTTCATTAAAGCTAAAGTTTTTAGCTGATCCATGATCTGCAGTAGTTACAATATTCCATGCAGACCTTCCTTTACTTATATGATCTATGGAACCAAATCTTCTAGCTATATTAAATGGTTCATTAAAGGTTGTAGAAGCTGTAGCAGCAAGACCGATTTGATTTGTTTGTGCAGCTAATGAAGAAAGTAATACCGTAGGTTCTAGTGCATTTAAAACATTTGTGTGGGAATATTCATCAATGTATAACCCATCTGCGAAAAAAACGAAATCAAGCTTTCCTTTCTCCGCCAACCTTGTCACTTCCAAATTATAATCATAACTAAAAGGATTTTCTTCTAAAGAAAGCCTCCAAGATGATAGATGATGTCCAGCTCCTAAAATAAAGAGAGCAATTTTCATACGATTATTTATACCTGACATAATATCCTCCTATACACTGTTTTCAACAGATAAACCTTCTTCTTGCTGTACTACGTTCTCCTTTACTAGAGTTGCTTTTGTCCAACGACCATATAAATAGTAAGCAAATGAGCTTACAAATGTTAATACTTCAATCAGAGCCAACGTAATAAACACTCCATTGGTTTGATCTTTGAATAGTTGTGGCACAAACAATAAACAAACCAATACAACAACATACATGTTTGTAACGGTTAATATAATTCCACCTTTGGAGTCACCCGCTCCTGCTACCACAAATATAAAAACAATCGCAATCGTATTCAAAACCCAAGGAATCGTGTAATAAGTGAAAAAATTCGAATACAAAGGAATAAAATAATCATTCGTTGATAACGCTTTAGCTAATAAATTTTTACTAAGCAAAACAATTGCAGCAGCGATAGAACCATATCCCAACAAAATCATTACCATTTTTTTCACAAGATCCTTTACTGCCTCAATTTGTTTAGATCCGATATACTCAGAAACCATCGGTATGATACTGGCGGCAAAATTTTGTGCAAAAACACCTAGAAACACAAAAATATAAGAAGCGACAGCATAAACATTAAATGCATCCTCTGGATAATACGATAAAATGAGAATATACAAAAACATTGAAACATTATAGGTGAGTCCACTAAAAATTTGCGAGCCGATATAGGTAATATTTTGTTTTAGGAGCTGAAAATCAATTTTAAATGAAATCTGTTTTTTTGAGAGACCGATTTGTAAATGATCTTTCATAAATAGCTGCCAAATCATATAAATCGAACACAATAAATTAGCGACGATAGTACCAGTAGCAGCACCTGAGATGGCACTCATTCCGAATTGTATAAATACCAACATAAAAATAGGTGTGATGATAAGATTTGTTAATAGGGTAAGACCCAGACCCTTATATACAAGATTAAGCTTTTGAAAGTATCTTGGTAGTAATAAAAGGAGATTATTTAAAGAAATAGCAATATAACCAACTAAATATACACTCAAGTAACCTTCAACGTAGATCGAGATTTTCTGTGATACGCCAAACATTAATATTAACAATGGCAAGAGCAACAACCCAATTAACGTGGTGATCAACCCTGCATGAATTGAAAATGAAAAGCTTCCTTTCACGCCTCGCATTACCTTCTCAATATGACCAGCACCATTATGTTGACTAATATAAACTAATAGCGCTGAAATGACGCCTACTAAAACCGCTTCTATTAATAAAACAATAGACGAAGATACTCTTAAAGCAGATAACGCTTCCGGTTCACCAATAAAATAGTAAATCCAAAAAAAATCAATCCCGATCAGAAGAAGGTCTGCAACACCTATGAGCGTCATTGGAAGAGAAAATGAAATGATTTTTTTCCAATTTAAATTTGCTGTTTCCATTTTACCCACCTTTCTACTCAACCGTTCCAGAGATTAAACAATAATATGGTGTATATTTGGATGTATCCAATTCCATTAACGACTCAAGCAGTTCAATATCATAACTTTTAATTGGACGGCAGTATTGAAATTGACTAACATGGTTCAAAGAAATCAATTGGCATAAATAACCTAAAGATAAAATATACTGAGTTGCATTTTCCAAATGGAACACCTCATGGTTAATGAGAAATACAACAAAAAATGATACGCCTTTAAAGTTAATATACGGGTGTGTTTTATTTAATTTCACATAATTTATATTTGGTCCTTTTTCGTCTGTTGGTGGTTTGAAGATGCCATTACCTTGGTTGATATATGGAATGATTTGTAGTTGATTTCTAAAATCATGCATATCAAACAGTTGCTCTAAATGGTTAAACTCATGATCTAACTCGTCTTTAAATGAATAAGCTTTACTGATAATTTTCGGATTCACATTTGTAATTGGATATAAAAAAGGGCCACTATTTCTCATCTTGCATTTGAGTCTAAATTTAGTTAATTGATCATTCTCTACATCTATTGAAGTTTGTTTAATAAGTCGCAGGTGAATATTATGAGTGATATTTGACAGCTTATATTCACTTCCTAACAGCTTCGCAGTTGCTGCGATGTTGTATATAAAATGTCCTGTCTCTAAAATCAATAAAGATTTTTTTATGTTCATGTAATAGCTAGGATACTTATTCGTAAATTCAATTAGAATATCCCCTTTTTCAGTGTTTATCTTCGGATTATAATAATACCTATATTTTTCTTGAGAATCATCCTTTGTAACAAATTGATGATTTCCTAAAGATATAAACATTTTCAAAGGGTATAAACTTCTAGGAGATGGGTAACCTTTATGGATTTTATACGTTGTATCTCTCTCTATTCTTACTAAATCGTTAATACTTAACATATTCCTTATATAGGGGTCATTTTCATGTAGTTCAGCTACTTCTTCAATAAACTGATAATCATTTGTACTAGATTCCAGTTGCTGCGCAATCAATTTTGATTCTAGACCAAAGTAATGCGCCATTTCACTAAGAAAATCTTTAGATGTATACTGCACACTATCACTCCTCACTGCTTGTTCAAGCTAATGGATGCAAATTCCGATTCTCAATTCGACGATTTGTCTTTTCATGATTTACTAATCTTATTAAATGAGATGTAAAATCCAACGGGGTAGCTCCTATTAAAATTGCTTTGGTACAATAAAATGATAGAGCTTTCATAAAATCATTTGTTTGATTTACAATAAGTATGTCTTTATACACTTGTTTCACTTTGTCCTTCACGAATTCTAATTCTTCTTCAATATAAATACTTTTAAAAATACCTTCAGAAATCAGTTCTATATAGTTATATGGTTTAGCATTTTTCACTTTTTGCTCCAATAGTGGTTTTGAACAATAGGATAGAAAATAATAAATATGATCAAGTACATCATCTATCTCCTTTGTTTCCTCTATTCTATTTAAGTGATCAATGATCTTTTCTTTTGAGTTATTAGTGAGTTTTTGATAAGAGTTAAAAACCTCATAAAAAGCAGAATCTACTGCATATTGGATATTTATGTGACATCCTAAACCTGTAATTGAATAAAAAACATTGTCTTTATCTATACTTCTCAGCAAACACCAAACTACAGGAAGTTTCGTCTTGTTTTGTACATAATAAAACTCTAAATTATATCCTAGCTCTTCAAAATATAGCTTTCTTCCAAGCATGTTACTGCTCTCATGACCAAATTCAATTAAATAAATTGTATGTTGCTTTTCAAACCAAAAATTCATGAACGTGTCTCTTTCAACTGCTTCTAATATGGAGTAAAGGGAAGCTTCCTCTAAGCTATTTCCTACAGAACAACCGTTGGAGCTCTCATAGACAAACCTGTTTTTAATATCTTGCAATAAATATTGACTAATTTGTTCAGGAATATATTTCTCTTTACGATCTAACAGTGAAGTTGCTTTAACCCATTGCAAAGTAAGATCATCTGTGTACATCTCAAGAGCAGAGGATTTATCTACAACTTCGCTATCGTACACGCCAAAAATAATAGGATGCACTGCATTATTTTGAATTTCTCGATAACTTGCCTCTAAAGTATTAGGTAGTTTACTCGAAGCTGCACTTCTTTCCAAATATTCTGCTATAGCTTTAAACTTGGCATGATAAATATTAAAATCATAACCAAATCCTTGTATCGAATAATCCTCTTTGTTCGCCACAGATACAAATCCATCATTTTCATCAAATATACAACCGCCTTTATAAAAAAGAAGCAAAAGGTTAAGGTCCTTCACTGGTATATTGCTTTCTAACCTTTTGTGTTCCGGAGCATGTTTAACCTTATGAGCGTGATGATTTCTATACAATAATTTAACATTTGTTGAATCAAACCTTAGTGCTATGAATTTATGTATATTTAATAGAAAAAAGTATACGTACTTGTTTAAATTTACAATTTCATTGCACTTTTCAATCATACATGGCCATTCTGATAATTCCTTATCTATTCCTTCTACTTCACATTTTCTAATCTCCAACAATTCTTCCGTATAGGTAACAGTCAAAGCCATCCCGTTGAAATCCACATGAATTGTATTTCCAACTATTTCTATATGACAATTGACATCAATGCTCCTAAAAATGTTAATACATAATTCCTTGTAGTTGTTCATTAATAATTTCGTTTCCACTTATCTTCAACTCTTTCCCTTTAAATTGATGATTAATGAGCAGCGTTAAAAATAGAGTGTATTCATTACACGTGTTTTCCCCCGTATAAATTGCAGTCAAATTGTCACTCTTCAACTCTTTATGACCTTCTTTGTTATGGATAGAAATATTTATTGAGAAGTAAATACTTAACAATTTACGAAGAAACGATTCACTATTTAAAGGATACTCTGTATTACATCCTCTAATTTGATATTGTTCTCCTTTGTTAGAACAATTTAAGATAACAAATAGGTTTCGAATCGCATCTTCTTTGTCATAACCAATTGAG
It encodes:
- the lonB gene encoding ATP-dependent protease LonB — protein: MSFMVILMIIQGFFAVVIGLYFWNQLRSQQNSKTAVDKESKREMEKLHKLRSIHLTQPLSEKARPVTLEDIIGQKEGLRALKASLCGPNPQHVIIYGPPGVGKTAAARVVLEEAKKSIFSPFYKESKFTEIDATIARFDERGIADPLIGSVHDPIYQGAGAMGVAGIPQPKPGAVTKAHGGLLFIDEIGELHSVQMNKLLKVLEDRKVFLESSYYSADDKNIPQFIHDIFQNGLPADFRLVGATTRTPEEIPPAIRSRCIEVFFKPLLPKETAQIAVNAVDKIGMPYEDKAIEVISKYATNGREAVNIVQMAAGIAMTDQRKEITAEDIEWVINSSNIQPRPDKKIPIQPKVGLVNGLAVFGPNIGCLLEIEATAILAKVPGKGKFTITGVVDEEEMGGGGKKIRRKSMVKSSLENVLTVLRQVGINADDFDIHINFPGGVPMDGPSAGVTIATAIASAVNKIPVDNKIAMTGEVSIHGKVKPVGGVVAKVEAAIQAGAKKVFIPKENWQDSFFTIKGIEVIPMETIDQVLKYSIGIESNKPSDQQNMDNEGIDVKVLPVFQPGTSTLEQ
- a CDS encoding LLM class flavin-dependent oxidoreductase — protein: MSGINNRMKIALFILGAGHHLSSWRLSLEENPFSYDYNLEVTRLAEKGKLDFVFFADGLYIDEYSHTNVLNALEPTVLLSSLAAQTNQIGLAATASTTFNEPFNIARRFGSIDHISKGRSAWNIVTTADHGSAKNFSFNEHMEHGKRYRRAEEFVEVVKGLWDSWEYDAWIQDKEQGVFVDYNKIHKINHQGEFFAVEGPLNLSRPPQGHPVLIQAGTSTSGQQLAAKYAEVVFVNNNKGIDNAKAYYENLKEQAVSFDRNRDEVVITSGIRFILGETQDIAQQKYNELQSLIDPNIGLKLLSIILPQVNFLAMDLNKPLADLEETLDEEQTKKYLTYKKFSEKRKLNLKQLSQHVASISPHDLFIGTPEQLADKMEIWYKAGACDGFNLMPLNMIEDLEVFIHKVVPILQQKNMFREEYEGVSLRENLGLVNPSYRTKTANS
- a CDS encoding MATE family efflux transporter translates to METANLNWKKIISFSLPMTLIGVADLLLIGIDFFWIYYFIGEPEALSALRVSSSIVLLIEAVLVGVISALLVYISQHNGAGHIEKVMRGVKGSFSFSIHAGLITTLIGLLLLPLLILMFGVSQKISIYVEGYLSVYLVGYIAISLNNLLLLLPRYFQKLNLVYKGLGLTLLTNLIITPIFMLVFIQFGMSAISGAATGTIVANLLCSIYMIWQLFMKDHLQIGLSKKQISFKIDFQLLKQNITYIGSQIFSGLTYNVSMFLYILILSYYPEDAFNVYAVASYIFVFLGVFAQNFAASIIPMVSEYIGSKQIEAVKDLVKKMVMILLGYGSIAAAIVLLSKNLLAKALSTNDYFIPLYSNFFTYYTIPWVLNTIAIVFIFVVAGAGDSKGGIILTVTNMYVVVLVCLLFVPQLFKDQTNGVFITLALIEVLTFVSSFAYYLYGRWTKATLVKENVVQQEEGLSVENSV
- a CDS encoding YcaO-like family protein — encoded protein: METKLLMNNYKELCINIFRSIDVNCHIEIVGNTIHVDFNGMALTVTYTEELLEIRKCEVEGIDKELSEWPCMIEKCNEIVNLNKYVYFFLLNIHKFIALRFDSTNVKLLYRNHHAHKVKHAPEHKRLESNIPVKDLNLLLLFYKGGCIFDENDGFVSVANKEDYSIQGFGYDFNIYHAKFKAIAEYLERSAASSKLPNTLEASYREIQNNAVHPIIFGVYDSEVVDKSSALEMYTDDLTLQWVKATSLLDRKEKYIPEQISQYLLQDIKNRFVYESSNGCSVGNSLEEASLYSILEAVERDTFMNFWFEKQHTIYLIEFGHESSNMLGRKLYFEELGYNLEFYYVQNKTKLPVVWCLLRSIDKDNVFYSITGLGCHINIQYAVDSAFYEVFNSYQKLTNNSKEKIIDHLNRIEETKEIDDVLDHIYYFLSYCSKPLLEQKVKNAKPYNYIELISEGIFKSIYIEEELEFVKDKVKQVYKDILIVNQTNDFMKALSFYCTKAILIGATPLDFTSHLIRLVNHEKTNRRIENRNLHPLA